GCGGTTTCCAGCAGCTTTCATCTGCAACTGGGAGACACCTGGTACCGGATGTCGGGCCTGAACATGCCCTTGAAATGATGCCCTTTACTTTGTCTGCAGGGGAAACAGCGCTCTCGGAACAGATGGGCGGCCTTCTCctggttgatggggaggacaGACTCGCAGACGCACACATGATATCCTCCTCAGGGGCTGCGGCGGTCCTGTCTGCGCGCTCCATCATTGAGCGCGAGGGTAAGGTAGGTTGGACGCAACAGGCGGCGCTCTTTGGGCTTAAAAACGTCGAGAAAGACAAAACACCGTGAACGGAACTCCCTCGTGAGAGTACCACCTTCATTGTCGGGTCCCTTTCGTAGCACCTCGAAGAGAGCCAGGTTGGTACCTAGGAGAGCATGCTTCAGTGGGCTCTTCGCTGCTTTGACGGGGCGGCGGGAAGACTCTGACTCTCCCGGCAACGGACAAGACGGTAGGTAGGTCCATTGGCTCAGGTTGGCCGTGTCTTGTAAGGTGATATGATCAGGATCGTCCGGCGGGGCATCCGCTTGATTACTGGCCGTGATCATCACGAAGGCGGAAGGTATGCCTTTCCGAACCTGTTAGTGTAGGGGTACCAGACCTCGGCCGTTAGCTGGACCAGTCGGATGGAGATCTTGCTTTGGGCGGCATGATTTCAACTTGACGGCTACGATGCAGCGGTGTGATGTGGGCCGCAGGGCGAACTCTTGAATTATCACCTGGCAGAGATCATGTTTCTGTTATTTTGCACCCTTTGCTGTCGAGAATATGGTGGGCCAAACTCCGGTGATTTGTTGTGTGGCTAGTCTGATGTCGACCCTATGATGTGTAGGTAGGCAGATAGCTATTCAGCTGTGGTGACCAGAATTAGTGAGCAAGGAAAAGATATCAACCATGTGGTGATGTATGTAGTATGTGTGATGGATGATCAAGTTATCTATAAGCAAAAATTCAGCAACTCAAAAGTCAGTATTCGAACAGGACGATCTATATATAAGGTGTCCCATACTTCCCACCTTATTTCTCTGTCTTCTACCCTTTCTCAACCAcccttttaaatattatgAAGCAGGTCCAAGTCACTCTGTTCGTTACATCGTAAAAAAACTCATAAACTCCAACAACCAAGTCATCTCTCTCTTGAAACATTCCGAACAAGCCTCGATCACGAACACCGTCCAATAATCAATGACCCATATAACTTCAAAatcccgtcgtcgtcgtcaaaggtGCCGGCTCCCAAGCCGGTCAAATGGCTGTATCTGCTCGCCATCATACACGctgtttggttttgggtaTTCTGCTTGAATCTTGTTGGTGAGTCCCCATGGCCAAGGAGCCTTCTTGATTCTTTACCAGGTATGTTTGGGCGCAAGAAGTTGCCATCACGTGCTGCCAGCATCACTCTTGGGTGAAAAGAAGCCCTGTCGCGAGAGACATGCACGCGGGGCAAGAGGTAGGTAGATTGGTCAATCCCCTTACGGGCGACTCGGACCCGGAGAGAAGGTGAAGTTGCTCGTTGGTTTCGTCCCCGAAGTAGGGGCAGCCCATTCCACTAGGGTAGATGGTTTATCTGAAAGCAGTCCAGGTACTGAGCCTGAAGGTTCATCCCAGCGCAACAGGTGTATTTCCCTGTCTGGCCCCTGGTCATCCCTTCGAGTCGCTGAAGCGGGTTGATGCCGGCAGGGTCACGACAGCTAGGTAGACACAACTTTGGATCGATTTTCTTTAACAGTACCATTCAAACTCATGAGTGCGGGGAGGCTGATCCAGGCAGAGGTAATGTCAAAGAGCTATGGAACCcaaggatgggttggggtggcTTTGGTTGTCGTGACTGTTGAACCAGGCAGTATCCCGCAGCCCCAGAGACATAGTCAAAGTCTCCACGGGCTGCGCAGTCGGGTCATCCGGCTTTCTTCTCGCTCTGGACTCCAAGGTGGCAAGCGTAGTGGCTGGCGTTGTCCTTCCCGGGAGACGGCCTTAGACCATGGATACCAGTTGGTGACACAGTTGTTCCCATCCATGGTAGTAGGGTGTCATCAGCTGGTTTTCGTCATCTGCTCCGGCCGGGTTTGTTTGACTGTGAATGGcttggtaggtaggtgtcgCCAATGTCtgagttgatggtgatggtccCTGGGACCACAACACGGTAGGTATAAAATGTGCTCCTCGGTCATCTGGGTATTCTTTCTGGCCTGACGCAAGAACAAGTCAAGTTTCTTGAAAAAAGGGATATATATAATCGTTGTTGCGACTTCTCTTCACTGAAATCTTCCCCTCGCTGGCACCGTCTGCAGAAAAAGCAACTTGTACCACCGCCAGGCACTTCGCCGTACTCATGGCCCTCAAACCGGCAGATCACCccagccatcatccccaacctccacggCTTTGCCCCCATTAGGACCTGCTCCCGGAATGAGAACTCCAGCAAAAGGACGGCTCGGGCTTGTTGGGATCATCTTCTGGAAGGAGAGCGCTATACCGGGACAGGAGGATTGGTCGCATGACAATCGCGATGCTCTCGGCTCGGTGAAGGAGTATCCAGCGAGCTTGCGACGAGCGAAGCTGGCATCTCCGTATGAATGACTGGAAGTGAATGTCACAACGCTCGCAAGTCGGTCGGTCCAGGTACTTCACCCGAGGCAGCCCACAACGCTGAGGTCAATGAACATAACCTTGAAGGATTTGATCCGACCGTGGTGACGATATTGTCGATATTTGATCGAGCTTTTTGACAATAGTTGTGGTTCTCTGGTGTCGACGACGGTTGCGCACCACAGCAAGCTCGATCTCGGGGCGGATCTTGAGGATGGCACCTTGCAGTCTTCTGGTAAGATGGGCCCAGAGAGCGTGGGACAATAATACGAATAAAAGCCTCCTGGTAACGAGGGCTCATGGGAGCACCGTTTGCGCCCTCGTCCGATCCATAGACTGTAAAACAGTCCCACAGAGTGAGGTGCCGAAGGTGTCTGGGCGGCAGCCAGGTCAGCGGGCATAAACTTCTCGACTGCTCCCGCACACATCCAcctcatcgccaccaccaccaccaaagcccaCCCCAAGCAGAGGTCAAACAGCAATTCCCAGCACATTCTGTAAAATGAGGAATATATATACAAAACACCCGCACCACCTATGACGCCGAGAGAAGCCAAACGTTTGAGCGTGTGGCCTTGATCGAACGTTGGTCCGTCATCTTTGTGGGCAAGGATTGAACGACGACCGATGAAATTTGttcacacccctcccccccccccacaacATGCGTCGGTTTGCTGCTCGGACAGTCGGCGCTTGTGAGAGAAAGCCAGGGAGAAAAGGTTTGGTAGTTTGTCCAATCGAAGTCCCTAGGTTGTTGGGATCCCGAGATCACTTAAGCTGTTCGCGCATCCAATCGTGAATGGTTTCCCGGGGATTGGGTACTCTGGGAGCAAAAGGTTGTCCTTGGTCTTCAACTCGAGTCAGCCCGGCGCAGTTTGGACACTGTAAACTTCCATGGCTGGAGTGCCGGAGGGCCAGAGCCTTGGTGTGGTAGGATAGCGCCGGCAGTCGATGAGGGTAAAATTTTCTCTTGGCCGTGGTGGCTGTCCGTTTAACAAGTGATTTTCACTTGTTGAAGACAGCAGCATTCATGCCGGACTGGTGGTAGGGAGTGGCGGCTAGCTGGCTTCACATTCCGGCGAGGATACGTTCTCTCCATCATGTCGATCCGCTTTCTAGAACGTGCCTGTACTGAGTGGCTGGCGATGGGTAATACAGGTAAGATGACACTGAGCAAGGGATGAATCTCTCCGCGGTCGTTCTTCTTGAGGTGTGTGAATATATATAAGAAAAGTCCAGGCAAGTCGTCTCCCACAATGTTGAGCCACAATTGTGTCGATGTTGCTGGCCAGCAAAGGATCCGTGGAGGGTGTGTAGGGTAGCGGCCTAGGAAAGTCGCTGCCGGCGAAAGTGAGGTCAAGAAAGCAAGTGAAAACTGATCAACAAACAGTATTACAGAGTTGTAGTCGTTAAGTTCTGAGTGTAAAAAGTAAACAGGAAAACAGCCATAAAACAAACACCAGGTGTGGGGTCTGGTGAAAGGTGGGCCTTGCAGGTGCTCACAGGGCGCTATTCAAGCTCAAAGGTAATGAGGTGGTTCGTCAATAAGGTCAGGTGGTAGGTATCTCTCTGAGTGTCCGACGGCTCCGTGATTTTTCCCGACTGCCGCTTTCGAGCTCTACAATCTCCGATGTCAGCAGACACGCGGGAACATGACCAAGTGTAGCGCCCTTACCTTCAAGAATTCGCGTGTCGCGGTGTCCACCTGGACATAAAGTCCGGGTAATTCTCAGTCTCCTTGATATAGGGACTTGTGAACTGGTGTCCAGGGAAGAGCTAAGAGACTAGGAAGGTGGGAAGGGTGTCTCCGCAAAACAGTCAGGCTATGACACGAAGTGAGATTCAAGCTATGATTCTAACCTATAGGATATGGTAATTCGTGTGTCCATCTCAAGTCGAGTGGGTTAGGTTCTCGCCTCGTCCATTGCTAAGGTTGGGCACTGGTCAACGAGGTGCTGCCCGTATTTTTCATGTTGTTCTGGGTCCCAGGAGCACACGGGATATCTGACGACACAGGCGCCAGTTTTGACATCGACGACAAGGTATACCAAACGGCAAAATATGCCCATAGGTCTGGGTAGGTATCCGACCAGGAGAAACATCATCATTAGTCTGTTGGACAGTCCAGGTGTACCAAAACTCTCCACCCTTGTAGGTATCTTGCACACCAGACTGAGAGGCTCTGCGACGGCACTGAAGGAGGCCAGAGCCTAGATCTGATAGGTCGTCTTGTCTTCGATGAGCCTAAGGTATGGAGGTATCTCGCCGATCGTTGGTGTTTTCCTCCGCCTGTGTACCTAGTTCAGCCAGCCAACACTGCATCAAATCGAGATGTCACCGTTCAAACTCACAGCGTATAGCTCCATaccctgctgctgaggaaAGCGGTTCAAAACTCAATGAGAACCACTAGCCAGGCGCGCgacaaccccttcttcaatCCGCCAAgcaaggtaggtacctatctGGCATGGAATCTGAATCGTTCTGACAAACTGGTCAAAATCAAAACCTCATCTTCCAGTGGGTTAAACACAGGATCGGAGGTTTTGATGATCCCGCATTCAAGTAGTTGCTCAAGACTGAAGTCTCTCCACTCagctgggagaaggggcgAGTTGGCAAGTTTCcgctggtggttggttgcCTGGGAATCCAATGTACTACTCTCGAGGGGGGCATCTCCAAAATACACACGAAAGATAGTGTCAAGACTGAGACGATGGTGCCCTTGTCTTGGTGAAATCTTCTTTACGTCGTTTGGGGTTTGTCTGTCTGGTCTGGCTCTGTCCGCGCAGGTAGCGAGTCAACCTGCCGGTCCATCAACCAGTCGAACCACTCTTCGCGCAACGGTGTCTTTGGCGTTCTCGCTTTTTCTGACGTAGTAGCAGTGGCCTTTAGGAGGGCTTCAGGTTCTTAGGTTGCCCTCGGACGGGTCACGCGAAAGGATTGTCTCCAAAGCTCATCTCGAATGAATCCACATGCCGGCGAGATTGCGTGACGGTGACGGCCTGGGAGAGTGCAATGGCTTTGTCATTCATCTTATACGTGTTCTCAAGACATAGACATTGGCCCGGACGGGCTTCCAGGCTATGGTTTCGTCGGGGCGGTTGAACGGATGCGTCGGAGGAGGCTCTAATGACGACGGCACGGTGAGGAGCCTGCTATCGGGGTGAGCACCACGTCATCCTCAACAGAGGTTCATCAGAGAAGGCGGAAATGGACTGGGTATGTGTTGTATTCCGAAGAACTGATGTGAGTAGGAAGTGCCATTTTGGTATGCAGGTAGGGTATCGAGGGCATCGGTGACGCTGAGCTATGATGTGAACAactggggatgggggtcCCAAGATTGGGTTTCAAGAAAGTatgatatatatataagagAGACATGTCCGAGTTGGATTGTCATACAGCTACCTCACAACAGAGGCAAAGAGGTGTCATGTTGAGGTTCGTTGAAAAGCAAAGTCCCAGCTGGAGAATTGTGCCGACCAGAGCCATACTTGTGGGCAGATGGAACTGGGTAAACGCCAATGGATTGATGCCCGTTTGGCCGGCAAAGCGAGCGTCAAAGACATACAAACGGATAAAAGCAGCACACTCGTCATAGACTACATTGACATCCATCATAAGAAACTCCTTCATATGTTCACCTAGATAGCGTCACAAACAAAATCAACATTCGCATTGGTATAATCTTCCCCGTCCTGCCTTGCCCTGTCCCCTTCCCTCGCAATCCTCAACTCGACTCTtgaccatccatccatccataaAACATTACCGAAAAACGCAAGTCAAGTCCCGTTCCTTCGTGACAGACATCTTTCCTATACGTTCGTTTCCCACCCCGACCCAGcgcagaaaaaaaagcagaCAACGACCAAACAGCAACCCGCAGGAAACAAAGACAAAACAaatcaacaaaaaaaaagaaaaaaaaaagaagagagagagtttGGACGCCCATATGTCACACATAGTAGTCACACACAAACAAAGTGTtagctcaacaacccctctccGTGTTttccccaaacaacccctctCCCTGTcttccccaaacaaccccacTCATTCATATCCGTGGTATCCTGGTATcatagttttttttttttgttccatcaccctcacatGGTGCACAAGCTGGCAAGATTTATTTGCCATAGGCCTTGGCGACATCCTTCTTGTACTTCTCAAGAATGCCTCTGCGGTTGAGCTTCTGGGCAGCGGTCACGAGGCCCTGATTTTACGATTAGTAAGCTGACAAGAGGTGAAAAGGAGGGGTGCGAGAAAAAACTTACATTCTGAGGAGTCCACTCATCCTCGACGataacaacaccatcaatgATTTCAATGCCCGAGAGACCACCGGCACGACCCTGGGCCTGGAGCTCCTTGAGGACGGCGCTGTGCAGCTTCTTATCATGCACAAGCGTCTCGACACTAtcgccctcaacaccaagctgaGCCGCCAGGTTCTTCAGCGCTGGCTCAGCGGgaacgatgatggcgatgggctTGGCCTGCTCGGCATCGGCGTACACGCAGATGTTGGCAACAACGGGTACGGACCGGTAGATGGActcgagcttctcaagaGCAATGTACTCGCCGTTGAGGGTCTTGACCAGGTTCTTCTTGCGATCGATGATCTTGAGGTGGCCGTTCTTGTCCCACTCACCAATATCACCAGTCTTGAACCAACCATCGGGGGTGATGGCTTCGGCCGTCTCCTTCTCGTTTTCGTAGTACTCCTTGAGCACTGTGGGACCGCGCAGCCAGATCTCACCCTGGGGGttgggcttgttggtggcATAGTAGCCGGCATCGGGGAAGTCGACAAGCTTGGCTTCGACGGACGCGGTCATGGCACCAATGGAATCGGCAGACCACTCAAAGGGGTTGTGGAGAGTACCCATGGCGGTCGTCTCGGTCAAACCATAACCGATAATCATGGGAGCGATGGCAAAACTGATGAACTTTTGGGTCTCCTTGGAGACGGGCCCACCGGCGCTGAGGCACAGTCTGAGACGACCACCAGtggcctccttgatcttcttgaacACGACGGCATCGAGAAGACCGCTGCCAGGAAGACCAGCATACAtcaacttctccttgagGCCAAGGGCACCCCAGAAGAGGTTGCGGACAACGGGGCTGCCAGCATTGACCTTGCCAATGATGCCCTTCTTGACAGTTTCCCACACGGCAGGAACGCCGATCAACACACTAGGCTTAAACTCGCGGATGTCGCCGTTGCAGTTGCGGACCGAGGCATCAGAGAGGGTCTTCGGATTTCCGTAACCGAGAGTGGAACCCCACCAGAGAGCGGCGTGCTCGAAAACGAACTCGAGAATGTGGGCCAGAGGAAGGTACGTGAGCAGACCATCGCCAGGTCCGATATAAGGCTGGACGATAGCGCTGGCGCCAGAAACTGAAAAACACAAGAAAATCAGCAGGCTGCAGAGGGGAACTGGGGCTCAAGATGCTTGCTTAccggcagcaacaacggATCTGTGGGTGATGGGCACGCCCTTGGGGGTACCGGTAGAGCCAGAGGTGTACATGATGCAGCAGAGGTCCTCGGCGGTGGGAGGGACGGGCTCAACGGGGTTCTCCTTGCCgagcttgacgagctcgTCAAAGTTGAGAATGTTGATGTGAGGGTAggcagccttgagcttgtccaCGTGGTCCTGGTTGACCTGGTGCTGGCTGTTCCAGATGACAGCCTTAACGGACGAGGCAACGGCCAAGACGTTGGTCAAGGTAGGCAGAAGATGGGGGTCGAGGAAGAtagccttggccttggtggcgACCATGGAGTATCTGAGACCTTCCTCGCCGAGAGTGTCATAAGCAGTCACGATGGGCATGCTCTGCGAGGCAGCACCGTGAGCCGTCGCCAGCCAGTTGGCGCTGGTGGCAGCGTAGATGTGGACGCGGTCGGCCTTGTCGAGGCCAATCTTGCGCAGGCCGGAGCCGATCTGCAGAATCAACTGCTCGTACTCGGTGTAGCTATAGTACTCATAGGGGCTCATCTCGAAGAAGGTCCATGACTTCTCCACCTCGGTCTCGACACCATCCAcaatcttcttgatcttcttcttgtcctggTGTGTCCGGACGAGCTTGCGGGACCCCACACACTTGGCATTGCCGTACTTGGCGACAGCGGCGCGGACAAGCTCGTAGACGGTGGTGACATCGGGAGCAGGCCGCTCGACGAATTCTGGGATAGCCAGCGGTTGTCTGCGAACTGGCGTCTCGCCCTCGACGGGAGTCTGGCCGGGAACTTCAACAGTGAAGGGGCCCTTCGCCGTCATGCGTGGGATGAGCTGGATGGGTGTCGATGACTTGGCCATTGTGAATTATTTTGATATTAGATTCGGTCGGTGGACGCGAATAGGGAAGCTGGGGAGTAGTAACCCGCTGGACGCCGGTGGCAGGCTCAAGGTAAAGACGGGAGATGCAGAAcctttctttttgttccGAGTTTGTTTGAACCTTTGAGGATTTGGATGGTACACAGGATGCTTTAGGGAGTGCCCGTCGAAACGATCCAGCGAGGGGACGAGGCAGGCGACCTGGTGAGGGGATGGGGCACTagggacggaggagggagaataAGAATTCagaacagacagacagagacGGAGACAAAGAGGGCAGGGAGGCAAGGGGTTTTTGACAAActgtggtggagaggagggacaGGGAAGTCTTTCACCTCAACAACGCGAGGCACACGATTGTTTGGGGGGAGCTCCCTGGCCCCTGCGCTCCCTGGGCCCACCCTGCTGACCCCTGGCGGTTGCCTTTTTCGGCTGGGCTCTAGCCAAAGGGCGAGGCTAGGGCGCGTCCTGGCAGGCTCGGCAGCCTGGGCGTTCCACATTTCAAAGCTTTCCAGGCCATGGTCACAGTGTGCACCATTGGCGAAATGGCCACCGTCCATCGTCCATCAACACATCTCCGATCATACCCGGTTCCTGCGAGTATTTGGAGACAAGATGCCTAGGTAAAACTGAAAAAAAAttttaataactttttttttttttttttttttttttttttaaaaaaaaacagacgATGCCCACacatcccaccatcaacaacacagGACGAGAAAGCTAAACTCTGAGTAAGGATAACCCCATTCTGGACGGTGGAGAGAGGCTGGTTAGCACGGTGGTTTGTGCGGCAGATTCGGGGATCGCAGGCGGGTTCAGattcacctccatcaccctccgTTTCCGCTTCATGCTTCATACAATAGAAATGAAGAGAAGAGCCAAGCCGAGGCGCATATGTATCTGCCTCTCTATATTTACAGGAGGGCCTCGGTCTGTTGGAACTGGCTGACACCTCACCCTCGTGATCTTGTCAACATCTCCCGATGAAGCTCAGCCCCGACACCACACGCACGAGTTATGCGCCAATGCTGGACGGTTCGACAAGTCGACTTGAGTCCTGTCGACTTGAACACTGGAGATGGCTCTTGGCACAAGTCTTGGAGGTCCGCGTCGGTGCGTCCTTCCCCGCATCTgaccccccatctccccaagCAACTTCTCGATAGCTCTGCTCCACCCCTCAACCAAAAACTCTGAGGGCTTCCCGTCGGAACGTTCCAGCTCGGGTTTCCCCTCCTTTCAGGGCTGGGCAGCTGCTCTGCATCGCCAGAATGGAGTCGTCGGATCACCACGGCCGCTTTCACTGGCTCTCTATTTGCTACACTCTCTAGGTTTCAGTGTGCTGCTCTCGGCGCATGATGCAATGAAGAAGTGAACTGAATTTGTGGGAAGCCCCGGACGCGCCAATCCAGACTATTCCTCGCCTCCGCATTTTCTAAGATTGCACTAAAACCGCCCAGAACCGGCCCTGTCAGCCAAAGTCACCGTTCGTCTTGTCTTCCCTTTTCCCTGTCGTCTGATAGATCACGGAttcagccaccagccaccagccaccaATCACCATCCACCTGTTTGGAATAATGAAGTTGGAGAAGCTGTTGCAAGCTCTGGGACAGCAGCCCATAGAGTCGTCCGAGGAAGGTATAAAAAACGATGAAGTGAAAACCAGATATGCAACCTGAGGGTGCAATAGTCGGGTAGACACGGACTGAATAGTCTGTCAACTAACACGCCTACTTTGCCGCCAATTAGAGACGTTTGAGCTGTTTGCCCAGGAGCTCCCCTCACAGAATCTTGGCTTCGTCGACTCCAAGGCCTCCACAGTCGAACTGACCATCGCTGGCCGGGATCTTACCATCCATCAGTCACCTGGCGTGCTGTCATCCAACCGTGCCGGCGGCACAACAGGAGCTGGTaaacaactcctcccccggccccTTTCCGACCCCTTTCCCGCCGTCACACCGCCGTTAATAACGCTTACAAGGCTACGGACACGTCACATCCGAACGTCAGCCTTGCTCAGTGGCTTGTCTAGGATGGAAGGATAAGAGCACT
The window above is part of the Podospora bellae-mahoneyi strain CBS 112042 chromosome 3, whole genome shotgun sequence genome. Proteins encoded here:
- the FAA4_1 gene encoding long-chain fatty acid-CoA ligase (COG:I; EggNog:ENOG503NVN8); the protein is MAKSSTPIQLIPRMTAKGPFTVEVPGQTPVEGETPVRRQPLAIPEFVERPAPDVTTVYELVRAAVAKYGNAKCVGSRKLVRTHQDKKKIKKIVDGVETEVEKSWTFFEMSPYEYYSYTEYEQLILQIGSGLRKIGLDKADRVHIYAATSANWLATAHGAASQSMPIVTAYDTLGEEGLRYSMVATKAKAIFLDPHLLPTLTNVLAVASSVKAVIWNSQHQVNQDHVDKLKAAYPHINILNFDELVKLGKENPVEPVPPTAEDLCCIMYTSGSTGTPKGVPITHRSVVAAVSGASAIVQPYIGPGDGLLTYLPLAHILEFVFEHAALWWGSTLGYGNPKTLSDASVRNCNGDIREFKPSVLIGVPAVWETVKKGIIGKVNAGSPVVRNLFWGALGLKEKLMYAGLPGSGLLDAVVFKKIKEATGGRLRLCLSAGGPVSKETQKFISFAIAPMIIGYGLTETTAMGTLHNPFEWSADSIGAMTASVEAKLVDFPDAGYYATNKPNPQGEIWLRGPTVLKEYYENEKETAEAITPDGWFKTGDIGEWDKNGHLKIIDRKKNLVKTLNGEYIALEKLESIYRSVPVVANICVYADAEQAKPIAIIVPAEPALKNLAAQLGVEGDSVETLVHDKKLHSAVLKELQAQGRAGGLSGIEIIDGVVIVEDEWTPQNGLVTAAQKLNRRGILEKYKKDVAKAYGK